One genomic segment of Hippoglossus hippoglossus isolate fHipHip1 chromosome 22, fHipHip1.pri, whole genome shotgun sequence includes these proteins:
- the sdsl gene encoding serine dehydratase-like, producing MAEHFHLNTPLLESVSMSRRAGTPVYLKMENSQPSGSFKIRGIGHLCQQLGTKSKGVVCSSGGNAGMAAAYVARKMGVPATIVVPSSSPPMVIQKLQDQGAAVQIVGKVWDDANAEALRLTETEGLTYVPPFDHPLLWQGHASVISEVAASLGPSGKPGAVVLSVGGGGLLCGVVQGLKDVGWTDVPIVAMETVGADCFNAAVKAGRRVTLDDITSEAKCLGAKTVCEQAFKYSQCSELKIVSELVTDQQALHAVETFLDEERVLVEMACGAALAAVYSGLLHRLQDEGRLPTPLGPLLVIVCGGSSVDMEQLNNLRNKLRT from the exons ATGGCGGAGCATTTCCACCTGAACACACCACTGCTGGAGAGCGTCAGCATGTCCAGACGGGCGGGAACCCCTGTCTATTTAAAGATGGAGAATTCACAGCCCTCTGGCTCCTTCAAGATCCGCGGCATCGGACACCTCTGTCAGCAG ctcggcACAAAGTCCAAAGGAGTTGTCTGTTCTTCAG GTGGTAACGCAGGTATGGCCGCTGCATACGTAGCAAGAAAAATGGGTGTACCAGCCACCATCGTggttccctcctcttcccctcccaTGGTCATTCAGAAACTACAGGATCAGGGGGCTGCAGTCCAGATCGTAGGGAAG GTTTGGGATGACGCCAACGCAGAAGCTCTCAGACTGACAGAAACTGAAGGACTCACTTATGTTCCTCCGTTCGATCACCCCCTGCTGTG GCAGGGCCACGCCAGTGTGATCTCAGAGGTCGCGGCCTCACTGGGCCCCAGTGGGAAGCCTGGAGCCGTGGTGTTGTCTGTGGGCGGAGGAGGGCTCCTGTGTGGAGTCGTCCAGGGCCTGAAGGACGTAGGCTGGACGGACGTACCGATCGTCGCCATGGAGACAGTGGGCGCAGACTGTTTTAATGCCGCTGTTAAGGCAGGGAGGAGGGTCACTTTGGATGACATCACCAG CGAGGCCAAATGTCTCGGAGCAAAGACGGTGTGCGAGCAGGCCTTTAAATATAGTCAGTGCAGCGAGCTGAAGATCGTCTCGGAGCTGGTGACAGACCAGCAGGCCCTGCACGCCGTGGAAACCTTcctgg ATGAGGAGCGTGTGCTGGTGGAGATGGCGTGTGGAGCAGCACTAGCAGCAGTCTACAGTGGTCTTCTACACAGACTGCAGGATGAAG GTCGCCTTCCGACCCCCCTGGGCCCCCTGCTGGTGATCGTGTGTGGCGGCAGCAGCGTGGACATGGAGCAGCTGAACAACCTCAGAAACAAACTACGGACCTAA